In Humulus lupulus chromosome 6, drHumLupu1.1, whole genome shotgun sequence, a single genomic region encodes these proteins:
- the LOC133782272 gene encoding uncharacterized protein LOC133782272 has product MAIDPNPTPSASAAITPAITSAAGTSAPAATPTTTANTNLARPFTNPPPSRPISPLQQPQPLHPHHQLTTTTAASVFSSQQPPYAAHALPLRAPVPPYSNSQLVKSPNDPSSPAHGIPYPVASSGRGFISKVVRPDQTVTVANPGGGSGYPARPFVAAGFHHAGGVRGPHLESVNANHAAHMVRPMQNLQQHLYHPHLGSAVGPVKGVPVSVQSKVSSSSSAPDCNGHKDMRDKSRDDTLTVVKDRKVRIVEGASLYALCRSWLRNGTQDEAQPQYGNGPRSLPKPYPISVATGNLQKKESPEEYDDGGVEGEESVEHLSADDLLKGHVKRAKRVRARLRELRLKRIARYKSRLALLLPPLAEQFRSDSSAGT; this is encoded by the exons ATGGCCATCGATCCCAACCCCACCCCATCTGCCTCTGCCGCCATTACTCCGGCAATCACCTCCGCCGCCGGTACCTCCGCTCCGGCTGCAACCCCGACCACTACAGCGAACACAAACCTCGCTCGTCCCTTCACAAACCCACCCCCATCAAGACCCATATCTCCGCTCCAGCAACCTCAGCCCCTCCATCCCCATCATCAGCTCACCACCACTACCGCCGCTTCTGTATTCTCTTCTCAGCAGCCCCCTTACGCGGCTCATGCCCTCCCCCTACGTGCGCCGGTCCCTCCTTATTCCAATTCCCAATTGGTCAAATCCCCGAATGACCCTTCCTCCCCGGCGCACGGAATTCCCTACCCTGTCGCATCCTCCGGCCGGGGATTCATCTCCAAGGTTGTTCGGCCCGATCAGACTGTCACTGTCGCCAACCCAGGCGGCGGCAGCGGCTACCCTGCTCGTCCCTTCGTCGCTGCGGGGTTCCATCACGCGGGAGGTGTGCGGGGCCCGCATTTGGAGTCTGTGAATGCGAATCATGCTGCGCATATGGTCAGGCCGATGCAGAACTTGCAGCAGCACCTTTATCATCCTCATCTTGGCTCGGCTGTTGGCCCAGTCAAGGGTGTTCCTGTTTCTGTGCAGTCAAAG gtttcttcttcatcttcagcACCCGACTGTAATGGCCATAAAGATATGAG GGATAAAAGCAGGGATGATACTTTAACTGTTGTCAAAGATCGAAAA GTCAGAATTGTTGAGGGAGCTTCTCTGTATGCACTTTGTCGATCATGGTTAAGAAATGGTACTCAAGATGAAGCTCAG CCACAATATGGTAACGGTCCTAGGTCCCTGCCAAAACCCTACCCTATTTCTGTGGCGACTGGCAATTTACAAAAGAAGGAAAGTCCAGAAGAATATGATGATGGTGGAGTTGAG GGTGAGGAATCTGTTGAGCATCTAAGTGCAGATGATCTGTTAAAAGGACATGTGAAGCGTGCTAAACGGGTTCGAGCAAG GTTACGAGAACTACGGTTAAAACGAATTGCAAGGTACAAATCTAGGCTTGCTCTTCTACTTCCCCCTTTGGCGGAGCAGTTCAGAAGTGATTCTTCTGCTGGAACTTGA